From the Gallaecimonas mangrovi genome, one window contains:
- a CDS encoding acyltransferase family protein — MSTFNDAIALKPLPESASPAASPASSGRLLEFDLLRGLAIVFIVLGHSVVNSGHGFPVWLENLVRGGTGVFVFISGFFFQRIFFKRFDYKDFMVKKTLNVFLPFLCVSLVGLVLEFFGGVLIDGDTGKTAFGALWPIVQNGYVLFPHWYIPFIMLTFLCSPLHMQYIRLPLQAQLGTLLVFSIVAIYLQRPLGNADPLQSLVYFTPFYLLGILYSQHLSWFRLYYRYLFWVALVAVVVTVWLQSQVWFHIGNYHKAAFKFGGVDLQFIQKMGLCIVLIGLCERLIFKALCDHLVMLANLSFAIFFLHPLLAMVWGNVKYSLIRHGLLVPSHTLAESLFQSTLLFLFMLYGTVLMIKLLKPRLGDKSRMLIGC, encoded by the coding sequence GTGTCTACATTCAATGACGCTATTGCTCTTAAACCGCTTCCCGAAAGTGCCTCTCCAGCTGCCAGCCCCGCCTCCAGTGGCCGCTTGCTGGAATTCGATTTACTGAGGGGACTTGCCATTGTGTTTATCGTGTTGGGGCACTCTGTAGTGAACTCCGGACACGGCTTTCCAGTGTGGCTAGAAAACCTGGTGCGTGGCGGTACCGGCGTTTTTGTTTTTATTTCTGGTTTCTTCTTCCAGCGGATCTTCTTTAAGCGTTTTGACTACAAAGACTTCATGGTGAAAAAGACCCTTAATGTCTTTTTGCCCTTTCTGTGTGTGTCGCTGGTTGGCTTAGTGCTGGAATTTTTCGGTGGGGTGCTGATTGACGGTGATACCGGCAAAACCGCCTTTGGTGCGTTGTGGCCCATTGTTCAGAACGGTTATGTGCTGTTCCCGCACTGGTATATTCCGTTCATCATGCTGACCTTTTTGTGCTCGCCGCTGCACATGCAATACATTCGCCTGCCACTGCAAGCGCAGCTCGGTACCTTGTTGGTGTTCTCTATTGTCGCCATTTACCTGCAACGGCCTTTGGGCAACGCTGACCCATTGCAGTCGCTGGTGTATTTCACCCCGTTTTATCTGTTGGGCATCTTGTATTCACAGCACCTTAGCTGGTTTCGGCTCTATTACCGCTATCTGTTTTGGGTAGCTTTGGTAGCGGTGGTGGTAACGGTGTGGCTGCAGTCACAAGTGTGGTTTCATATTGGTAACTACCACAAGGCGGCCTTTAAATTTGGCGGCGTTGATTTGCAATTCATCCAGAAGATGGGCCTGTGTATTGTGCTGATTGGTCTTTGTGAAAGGCTGATTTTTAAAGCCCTTTGCGACCACTTGGTGATGCTGGCTAACCTCAGCTTTGCCATCTTCTTTTTGCACCCACTGCTGGCCATGGTGTGGGGGAACGTGAAATACAGCTTGATACGCCATGGCCTGCTGGTGCCAAGCCATACCTTGGCTGAGAGCCTGTTTCAGTCCACGTTGCTGTTCCTGTTTATGCTCTATGGCACCGTGCTGATGATTAAGCTGCTGAAACCCCGCCTGGGTGACAAAAGCCGCATGCTGATTGGTTGTTGA
- a CDS encoding DUF3192 domain-containing protein: protein MKSKMSLLVAAIALGYVAYVGLVLVYYKPSVDSMSWEDRQAYNQKHMADLQLGDDESKVKALFGSADFSEAKFSHGAALSILFYRTHQKASDGITSRDECTPLLFSDGKLIGWGTDTYQQYLTASTDQPKDALHSASLAASR, encoded by the coding sequence GTGAAAAGTAAAATGTCGCTGCTCGTGGCAGCCATCGCTTTAGGGTACGTGGCCTATGTAGGGTTGGTACTGGTTTACTATAAGCCGTCGGTAGACAGCATGAGCTGGGAAGACCGACAAGCCTATAACCAAAAACACATGGCCGATCTGCAGTTGGGTGACGACGAAAGCAAGGTAAAGGCATTATTCGGCAGTGCCGATTTTAGCGAGGCTAAATTTAGCCATGGCGCCGCCTTAAGTATTTTGTTTTACCGCACTCACCAAAAAGCCTCAGATGGCATTACCAGCCGCGATGAATGCACGCCTTTGCTGTTTAGCGACGGCAAACTGATTGGTTGGGGCACTGACACCTACCAGCAATACCTTACCGCCAGCACCGACCAGCCTAAAGACGCTTTGCACAGTGCGTCGTTAGCCGCCTCCCGTTAA
- a CDS encoding GGDEF domain-containing protein, producing MVPTLWNDNNQYRRTVLKTMQWLTMLAGICFICINIVKNQWPLAIIEMVAVAFTLAFARARDRTRHLARWTLVYLCLVFLCILLGIWQTRFATGQFIWMPLIPMLAYLLMGKRTGTLLTAAFVLPGLALFLALEWQSNNTLAHGTAISNIALSVLLAWMLSYVYESNREAVVSELQRTAERDPLTGLHNRLHLESVFQQLKVNEKVPYIAMLLVDIDLFKHINDQFGHTAGDEVLRATAKQLRACTRRNDWLFRVGGEEFCVLLPAMASGQAAELAEQLRLRLSASPVAIKGRDIDATISVGLSNWPLDGEQFHDIYQVADTRLYRAKKQGRNQVVAL from the coding sequence ATGGTCCCTACCCTTTGGAACGATAATAACCAATACCGCCGTACGGTATTAAAAACCATGCAATGGCTAACAATGCTGGCAGGCATTTGTTTTATTTGCATCAATATCGTTAAGAATCAGTGGCCATTAGCCATTATTGAAATGGTTGCCGTGGCTTTTACCCTGGCCTTTGCCAGGGCAAGAGACCGCACCCGCCACCTTGCCCGCTGGACGCTGGTTTACCTGTGCTTGGTTTTTTTGTGCATCTTGCTGGGTATTTGGCAAACCCGCTTTGCAACCGGGCAGTTTATCTGGATGCCACTTATCCCCATGCTCGCCTATCTGTTGATGGGTAAACGCACTGGTACCCTGCTGACTGCCGCCTTTGTATTACCAGGCTTGGCGCTTTTTTTAGCGCTGGAATGGCAAAGCAATAACACCCTTGCCCACGGCACAGCCATTAGCAATATTGCGCTGTCGGTACTGCTGGCGTGGATGCTGAGCTACGTTTACGAGTCTAATCGTGAGGCGGTGGTGAGCGAACTGCAACGTACCGCTGAGCGCGACCCCTTAACCGGGCTTCATAACCGTTTGCATTTAGAATCGGTATTTCAGCAACTTAAGGTCAATGAAAAAGTGCCTTACATCGCCATGCTGTTGGTCGACATCGATCTTTTCAAACACATTAACGACCAGTTTGGCCACACCGCCGGTGACGAGGTTTTACGCGCCACCGCTAAACAGCTTCGCGCTTGCACCCGCCGTAATGACTGGCTGTTTCGGGTAGGGGGTGAAGAATTTTGTGTGTTATTGCCAGCCATGGCGAGCGGCCAGGCCGCTGAACTTGCCGAACAGCTCAGGCTGCGCCTAAGCGCGAGCCCGGTGGCAATAAAAGGCCGCGACATCGATGCCACCATTAGCGTTGGCTTGTCTAACTGGCCGCTGGACGGTGAGCAGTTTCACGACATCTACCAGGTCGCCGATACCCGCTTGTATCGCGCTAAAAAACAGGGAAGAAACCAAGTGGTTGCGCTATGA
- a CDS encoding M48 family metallopeptidase, whose amino-acid sequence MTPKTPLPYLQGYPESIQAQAQQLLDTGKLGLYLERKYPEQHPIQNDKALYLEAKQLKERFMRNAPPLASARFDAKLSPVKHTLGLHTYQPQRQGSKLKTRNSLTIASLFKEAPPQFLSMILAHELAHFQEKDHNKRFYQLCCHIEPDYHQLELDTRLWLLWREQAEKSPD is encoded by the coding sequence ATGACTCCCAAGACACCACTACCTTATTTGCAAGGCTACCCCGAGTCTATTCAGGCCCAAGCCCAGCAACTTTTGGATACCGGCAAGCTAGGCCTGTACCTTGAGCGCAAATACCCAGAGCAACACCCTATTCAAAATGACAAGGCACTGTATTTGGAGGCAAAGCAGCTAAAAGAGCGCTTTATGCGTAACGCGCCGCCACTGGCTTCGGCCCGCTTTGATGCCAAACTCAGTCCGGTTAAACACACCTTGGGCCTGCACACTTATCAGCCCCAGCGCCAAGGCAGCAAACTAAAAACCCGCAACAGCCTAACCATTGCCTCGCTCTTTAAAGAGGCGCCACCACAGTTTTTAAGCATGATTTTGGCCCACGAATTGGCGCACTTTCAGGAGAAAGACCACAACAAACGCTTCTATCAGCTGTGTTGCCATATCGAGCCGGACTATCACCAACTTGAACTCGATACCCGGCTGTGGTTGTTGTGGCGCGAACAGGCAGAAAAAAGCCCCGACTAA
- a CDS encoding thioredoxin domain-containing protein has product MKFQQILAGALVLACAFIGQVQAADYQFKEGTDYKVIASPIKVKSVKPYVIEYLWLGCPHCQALNPHMMQYEKTHPGVQIVRRPAIGPKRWVLDAHVFYALVNTGHGDLFNDLMTFYTQLREQKHQLPGQDEIDHFLNAHHIEESAFMKAMNNPDTMADLNTALSEERTIGLTAVPTVVVNGKYELQAPTEGGPDILSRYFALIDYLLKQPV; this is encoded by the coding sequence ATGAAATTTCAGCAGATCCTCGCAGGCGCCTTGGTTTTGGCTTGCGCTTTTATCGGCCAGGTGCAGGCGGCCGATTATCAGTTTAAAGAGGGCACCGACTACAAGGTTATTGCCTCCCCGATTAAGGTGAAAAGCGTTAAGCCTTACGTGATTGAATATCTGTGGCTGGGCTGCCCCCATTGCCAGGCATTAAACCCGCACATGATGCAGTATGAAAAGACGCATCCGGGGGTGCAGATTGTGCGCCGTCCCGCTATTGGCCCCAAACGCTGGGTACTGGATGCCCACGTCTTTTATGCGCTGGTGAACACCGGCCATGGCGATCTGTTTAACGACTTAATGACCTTCTACACCCAGCTTCGCGAGCAAAAACATCAGCTGCCTGGGCAAGATGAAATCGACCATTTTCTTAATGCGCACCATATCGAAGAAAGTGCCTTTATGAAGGCGATGAATAACCCCGACACCATGGCGGATTTAAACACGGCCCTGAGTGAAGAGCGCACCATTGGCCTGACTGCCGTGCCAACGGTAGTGGTAAACGGCAAGTATGAACTTCAGGCTCCTACCGAAGGTGGCCCTGATATTTTGTCCCGCTATTTCGCGCTGATTGATTACTTGCTCAAGCAGCCGGTTTAA